The nucleotide window TGCGCTTTAAAATCTTTCTTTTCAGAAATGAAACATTGCAAGGACATGTTAATTGTTTACATTTGAAACTTCCTAAATGTTTATTTCCCCAGAAATATGTCCGCTTGCGAAGCAGCAGAGTCTAAATTAGATGGTGAGTAAACTGACTTTATACAGCCTAAACGTCCTTGTTCGGTTTGACCATGcacaccatagatatatataaacactagatgtcttacggcggagtctagaacgtccgcacacggcggccatcttgctacagtcaactcgctcacccatacattgtgttgatgctacatgtaccttttaaatgaccataacttgctcaattttcaaccgattttgaaacggtttggtttgttatcaacgtcagagatgtcggtatgccactgcatacttatgaataattatgttattttttttaaatataagtatgcagtggcataccaaCATCTCTGACGTGGCCGCcgtgtgcggacgttcgactccgttgtccggcaattcggacgagacatctagtgttatatatatatatatatatatatatatatatatctatgatgcACACCAGCAGTGTTTCCTCTCATGttttcccctccaccctccctggcAGTGTCACAAGGCGCAACGGGTAACCTGTCCCATGTCACTCCTAACACTTCTCTGGGTATTGCGCATGCCACCCCTTCAAGGGTACTCCCATCCCCCACCGTCAACACACGAGAAGCACTGGGTGAGCACAGACTACCACTCATGTTCACATGTACAGGTTCTGCTAGCACGttgcctaccccccccccccccccccttccacctggGTGCACTGAGGTACCTGATGATGTTATCTGTAACTTAACAGTGTAAAACTGGTTCATATGTTTTGAAATGTTCAGCTAAGTCGTCAGGTgttagtttttgtgtgtgtctttgtgttctcCTTCAGATGTGATCATGGACATGTTCCTGGCCCCCACCCTCCTGCAGGACGAGCCGTTCAGCTGCTTGGCCCAGGCGGAGAAGAGCTTTGATGCTGGCTACCACAGAATGGGTAAACAtgtcttatatatatatatatatatatatatatatatatatatatatatatatatatatatatatatactctacCTGGATATTCCAAGTGGCAGCCTACTCACTCTAATTTACATGATTGGTATCAATATTCTTTTCTCATCTGTGTCATCGTGTCAAGGGGATGCCACTCCGTTCAACAAGCCTCCTACTGCGGCCCTGTTTGCAATCTTCCAGGATGAGAATGATAAAGAGAACTGCAGGTGAGTTTTGCCTTTCTCTCGAAGAAAAAAACTTCTTCTTCCCCCAGACTGATAAAGTGTGTTGATGCCATTGGTGTCCTGTGTGTTCCCATCTTTTTCTACAGTCCTGCAGTGACAGTGGACAAGCCAAGGCCATCAAGGGCCCTGGTAGAAATCCCTGTGTCAAAACAAGAGAAACCAAATGTAAGTGTTGGCTAAACTGACTCCACCCCCAGTCTGAGTCGGGTGTTGGAGAGTGCAGGGTACGAGCTGTTATCATGTTTTTTTAACGTTATGTTTCGGTCAGGAGACTCCAACAGAGTTGATCCCAGAAGAGAGCACCATGTGGGGCGCCCGCTACAACTCTCTGACCTCCCTGGCCGCCTGCCCCAACAGCACAGGAGACTTCTCCCTGTCGGCCCACATGGTCTCCACTCCCTTCCAGAAGAAAGAGCCTTACTCACGGGACTTTGAGGAGGACCAAGGTATTCCTCAGCTCACCTACTGAGAACCGACATTTGAAGTGGTTTGGCATTGCTAGTTTAATTGATCCGTTTAACGTAATCATCCGTTTGCTGCATCAGAAAACGATGACCCCAGAACCTTCATCGGCCCTGAGGAGAAACCTTACATGCGACAGCCCATGAAACTCAGGTAATCAGAaccaccatctctccaccccacattagtgttgttttttaaaatgtgtaaataagtTGTTGGAATGGCAACACCATGGGGTTCATTGTTtgttccctccccagccccatcaTAGAACAGAGTCCGTCTGATGAGAATCTGTTGGAGACAGCGGTGGGTCCCACGAGGCTGCAGGGGTTTGCTGAGCAGGGCACGATAGTGGGAGAGGGCCTGGCCCTGGGGCAGGGAAGCCTGACGGCATGCTCCATGACTGAGGTGCACCACGCGCCTGCCCTGCTGTCTTTCAGAGACCACACCCTGGTCCCCCCTCAGGGCCCTGACGTGGCCAGCAGCCCACCCAGGGCCTCTGGGTCTGGCTGGGATGTGTACACCAGCCCGGAGCAGCCTCCTCAGGcagcctgtcccctgtcccctgtcccgcCCGGGGCCTTGCGAAGGTCCCAGGGCTTCACCCTCAAGTCTGCCGTCAGCCCTGAGAAAGCCCCAGAGCCTGGCTTCGATGTTCCCATGAGTCCAGAATGTGTCCCCAGGCCGGAATGGCTGGTGATCCAGAGCCCGGAGTTTGTGACCGAACGGGACCTGGATGCACTCATGAGTCCGCAGGGCCCTCGGAAAGCAGACGTCCTCCCTCAGGAGAGCACAGACATCCCCATGAGCCCAGAGCCCAAATTCAGTATGGATGTGCCCATGAGTCCAGCCTGGATCCAGAAAGCCAGTATGGACGCAGCGATGAGTCCTCGCCAGGAGATGAACGTGGACGTCCCCATGAGCCCGTCAGCAGGAGCTGCAGCTGGGACGCTGGTCTCAGATCCCTGGGACGAGGAGCTCATCTCCAGGCTGCTGGAGACACTCTCCACCCCGCTCACCTCCCATCCAGACTGCATTACCTGGCAGTCCAAAGTCCCCAACATCAGCCCCAAGATGACCATCAAGATGGGTGAGGATGAAGGAAAACGGGGGGTGTCTTTCTTTTGCAACCtttaagcccaatttatacttaggtcgcagaaAACGTTTGAAAAGGTCGCTGACAGAAATGACGGCACGCTCGTGACTTTTAACcgcttagaagtgtcgcctaccaggagaaatttctactggcgctgatgtcgtcacatagtgaaaaattaaaatagtcagtttctccgattgatcacctaggttacaaagcgttaacaatgtaaccatagctatgaatgtaacggtaaaatgattctgtttacgtcacgcgaaccttgaggacaggcgactgtttgccgaagtataaatgcagcagcctgagcgacactcAGACTGCTGACACTTTGGCAGGACGCTTTTTTCGTCggtgaccatttcaaaagtgtcggcgacctaagtataaattaagctttaGAGTTCACAATTTTTTAAATAAGAATATTCATGACTGTCCACAGGTGCAGGCTCCTTACGGGTAGATTGTCTCCTGGGAGAAGGGGCGTTTGCTACAGTCTACCAGGCAACTGACCTCTCCACATCCAAGAAAATGGTTTTAAAGGTGAGAGCtgaatttattttttattttttcagaaACTTAAgacatatggaagcaaatcagtgacataatgtttagaattttaaaggcattgaatactttatatttaaacaccaccaaattttttggttttgaattcacctctttaaaattgaaacaTGATACTTTCATAGAGAAACTTATTTTAAAAGAGGATACTATGTTTTGGAAGTGTGATCACTTTtgttaaaacatgttttttttttgttttttttttgttttttttttttacctgtatGTTGTTGCTTTGGTTTCGCAGGTCCAGAAACCGGCGAATCCATGGGAGTTTTACATCAACACTCAGCTGAATGCTCGTCTACAGCCCAGCGCACGGCACCTCTTCAGTAACATCCTCTCAGCCCACCTGTTCCAGAACGGCAGCGTTCTGCTAGCCGATCTTCACAACTGCGGAACTCTGTTGGTGGGTCACCTCACACATTTATATCGATCCACACACAAGGGAAGTGTCAGAGCAGTGTTTTGCTATTACACTTAGTGCTCATTTTGGGAGAAAAATATTTGACCGATAACCGACGCTCGTTAACGACCATTAACCGTTAACCTATAAGATGAAAAGTGTAGAATGGATGGGTATCTGTGttctaaaaaacaacaaccttaTAACCAGATAATAAACCAGATTAACAAAACGAAAACACATTGAATCCGAGACGCTGGCTGTATCTACATGATTGGCGGCTATTAACAACACAGAAGTACAATAACAGTTaataatagttattttggtagtCGCTAGATACAACTTTTTTGTCACTAGGAAAGATAAAAAATCTAGCGACATCATCGCAAAATTGCCAACACTGTTTAACCGATAATATTAACCGGTAAACATTCGTATTGTCGGTTAACTGTTACACGTTTAATTATGAGCATTCCTAACACATACTTTTTTTACTGTATGTATTATTCTCCCTCGCCAGAATGCAGTGAACCTGTATAAGAACCAAAGTGACAAGGTGATGCCCCAGCCTCTGGTGATGTACTTCACTGTCTGTATCCTGTACATGGTGGAGCAGCTGCACAGCATCCACATAGTTCATGCTGACATCAAACCAGACAACTTCCtgctgggggagaggtgagggtccTGTCATGTTGGGCTTCTGCTCCTGATAAAGAGGAAGACGCTTTTCTCCACCACAAATCaatcacaggtgtgtgtctttgctttTGCTGGGGGGATTTGTCATCTCTATGGCGACCATCGTGTTTCAGGTTCCTGGACAATACCTGTTTTGAGCCAGAGAACCTTGATCATGGACTTGCTCTGATTGACCTGGGTCAGAGCATCGACATGACGCTTTTCCCAGAAGGCACCGAGTTCACCGCAAAGTGTTTGACCTCCGGTTTCCAGTGTACGGAGATGTTGAGTGGGAGACCATGGAACTACCAGGTAAGCTTGTGTAACTGCTTTTAGCCTGCTACATGATGCATCTGTCCTGGATGACCCCTGCCCTAACTGCATCTGTCCTCGATGACCCCTGCCCTAA belongs to Osmerus mordax isolate fOsmMor3 chromosome 8, fOsmMor3.pri, whole genome shotgun sequence and includes:
- the bub1 gene encoding mitotic checkpoint serine/threonine-protein kinase BUB1, which codes for MDVSTYLQSFEESMTSYTGDDPLDSWARFYDFLEKRVPTEDAKGLSIVLDRLVQRFLEDGRYSNDIRFVNYCIKCASYYGEPIKLYSYVHSKGIGTTTAALYVAWAQQFEQLDQHQHADAVYQTAIENQAKPSDTVLQQYRMFQSRTSRRTAGGLDGPHPLQNSQLANQMSSHREPGLQCKEPEDLSQLPADRTVRIISRSENAVGKPSNQGSASGLQTVSMYCKDSLECQGSELCFEEVRAAKYYVRRKQEEECRELEARQRLAREKENELQRMKQLLDDLENNVEPTGSSPSYPPTQQVQCNTTATSLNPEFLHQSFRQPPSLHSLKNQPTVAQRLNWAPDVKPESERAPEALMQCNFLREPVADLSTQRCSPLFGKGLTDHWAAPTPSSHPQAPPLQAHVGEHNSQPSERSCPALQRPAWAHGAQNEAPHLENHPRMNHSMNHLASSFQQHNVRDQNMSACEAAESKLDVSQGATGNLSHVTPNTSLGIAHATPSRVLPSPTVNTREALDVIMDMFLAPTLLQDEPFSCLAQAEKSFDAGYHRMGDATPFNKPPTAALFAIFQDENDKENCSPAVTVDKPRPSRALVEIPVSKQEKPNETPTELIPEESTMWGARYNSLTSLAACPNSTGDFSLSAHMVSTPFQKKEPYSRDFEEDQENDDPRTFIGPEEKPYMRQPMKLSPIIEQSPSDENLLETAVGPTRLQGFAEQGTIVGEGLALGQGSLTACSMTEVHHAPALLSFRDHTLVPPQGPDVASSPPRASGSGWDVYTSPEQPPQAACPLSPVPPGALRRSQGFTLKSAVSPEKAPEPGFDVPMSPECVPRPEWLVIQSPEFVTERDLDALMSPQGPRKADVLPQESTDIPMSPEPKFSMDVPMSPAWIQKASMDAAMSPRQEMNVDVPMSPSAGAAAGTLVSDPWDEELISRLLETLSTPLTSHPDCITWQSKVPNISPKMTIKMGAGSLRVDCLLGEGAFATVYQATDLSTSKKMVLKVQKPANPWEFYINTQLNARLQPSARHLFSNILSAHLFQNGSVLLADLHNCGTLLNAVNLYKNQSDKVMPQPLVMYFTVCILYMVEQLHSIHIVHADIKPDNFLLGERFLDNTCFEPENLDHGLALIDLGQSIDMTLFPEGTEFTAKCLTSGFQCTEMLSGRPWNYQTDYFGIAGTVHCMIFGTYMQVKNEDGVWKTNAVFRRNPHSDLWNELFHTLLNVPDCRSLPSLRELRSRLCSVLQQNYRNKLASLKTRLVIQLLESRSARR